The following proteins are co-located in the Hemitrygon akajei unplaced genomic scaffold, sHemAka1.3 Scf000058, whole genome shotgun sequence genome:
- the LOC140721629 gene encoding NACHT, LRR and PYD domains-containing protein 12-like — MEAVGHGETTCRVIDWVKQEVKPQSGNTGSEVDKTRILNALHYLFESQNRGLAQETLGSLEKLSFSGVTLTPIDCAVLSHVIGLCDTIKHLDLWNCHIECEGIQRLEPRLHNCQELRLGFNELGDEGVKLVSAALRNPESKIKSLWLGDVGLTDSVTEDLVSALITDRSLTELDLSDQKLGDSGVKLVSAALRNPECKIQKLGFWCRGSRLHSQDKPITDVAGPGIKLAYRPICPRSPPPQTDPPESGVDAAGGESVQ; from the exons ATGGAAGCTGTCGGTCACGGG gaaacaacctgccgggtgattgactgggtgaagcaGGAGGTTAAACcccagagtggaaacacagggAGTGAAGTTGATAAAACGAGAATCCTGAAcgcattgcactacctgtttgagtctcagaatcgtggactggctcaggaaaCACTGGGATCTTTGGAaaaactttcattcagtggagtgacactcaccccgattgactgcgcggtcctgtctcatgtcatcggactctgtgatacaataaaacacctcgacctgtgGAACTGCCACATtgagtgtgaaggaatccagcggctagAACCCCGGCTGCACAactgccaggagttgag actgggttttaatgaactgggagatgaaggagtgaaactggtgtctgcagctctgaggaacccggagagTAAAATAAAGAGTCtctg gctgggggatgtcggtctcacagattctgttACCGAGGATCTCGTCTCAGCTCTCATTACAGAccgatcactgacggagctggacctgagtgatcaaaaactgggagattcaggagtgaaactggtgtctgcggctctgaggaacccggagtgtaaaatacagaaactggg attctggtgccgaggatctcgtctgcACTCTCAGGACAAACCGATCACTGACGTGGCTGGACCTGGGATTAAACTCGCttacagaccgatctgtccccgctctccgccgcctcaaacagaccctcccgagtctggagtggatgct gctgggggggaatcagttcagtga